One stretch of Deltaproteobacteria bacterium DNA includes these proteins:
- a CDS encoding CoA transferase has translation MEVNPRLICINMPSYGRTGLYKDYVGWGDNAEPLTGHYWVRGYPDDDHPLHNTPMFHMDSTGGTMAAMAAIMALRRRKRTGQAGSGLPLQTCQKKRILRWMNERLIRKRNC, from the coding sequence ATGGAGGTTAATCCGCGTCTCATCTGTATCAATATGCCCAGTTATGGCCGAACCGGTTTGTATAAAGATTATGTCGGCTGGGGTGACAACGCTGAGCCCCTGACCGGCCATTATTGGGTCAGGGGCTATCCTGACGACGATCATCCGCTTCACAATACGCCCATGTTCCACATGGACTCCACCGGCGGAACCATGGCCGCCATGGCCGCCATCATGGCCCTGCGCAGGCGTAAACGGACCGGCCAGGCCGGTTCCGGATTGCCTTTGCAAACCTGTCAGAAAAAGCGGATTTTACGTTGGATGAACGAGAGATTGATTCGGAAACGAAACTGTTAA
- a CDS encoding ABC transporter ATP-binding protein — translation MEHINSHPQTESGDSAKRKPVLKVNNLRVSFRSRSVTVRAVNGISLKLDRGEILCLVGESGCGKSVTAMSILRLLPQPPARIDSGGIEFMDRNIMKLSNKEMQKIRGDRISMIFQSPVTSLNPVLTVGRQITEGLEIHLGLSRKQAANRAIQILDRVQIPDPKRLMNQHPHELSGGMCQRVMIAVALVSNPDILIADEPTTALDVTIQAQILKLLMNLQKDLNTAILLITHDLGVVAETAQRVAVMYAGHIVEEAGVEELFAHPYHPYTRGLKESIPRIGRAAQSSQGLQRLHEIEGMVPSLRDEIIGCAFAPRCAFSTERCHIETPSLIQVSRDHAVACWECDEGVS, via the coding sequence ATGGAACATATAAATTCCCACCCACAAACAGAATCTGGAGATTCAGCGAAACGCAAGCCTGTTTTAAAAGTAAATAATTTGCGAGTGTCTTTCCGTTCACGAAGTGTAACCGTCCGTGCGGTCAATGGAATTTCTTTAAAGCTGGATCGCGGTGAAATCCTTTGCCTTGTTGGTGAATCGGGATGCGGAAAGAGTGTAACAGCGATGTCAATTTTGCGGCTTTTACCTCAGCCACCTGCGAGGATCGATTCTGGCGGCATTGAGTTTATGGATCGTAATATCATGAAGCTCTCAAACAAAGAGATGCAAAAAATTCGCGGTGACAGGATTTCCATGATATTTCAATCACCCGTGACCTCCCTGAATCCTGTTCTCACTGTGGGGCGACAGATCACTGAAGGATTAGAGATTCACCTGGGGCTATCCAGAAAACAGGCTGCCAATCGAGCGATTCAAATCTTAGATCGCGTTCAAATTCCTGACCCGAAAAGGCTTATGAATCAACATCCTCATGAGTTATCCGGTGGGATGTGCCAGAGGGTGATGATTGCTGTCGCGCTTGTATCCAATCCCGATATCCTGATTGCTGATGAACCCACCACAGCCCTTGATGTGACAATCCAGGCACAAATCCTCAAATTGCTGATGAACCTCCAAAAGGATCTCAATACGGCCATATTGTTGATCACACATGATCTTGGAGTTGTGGCCGAGACAGCGCAGAGGGTTGCCGTGATGTATGCCGGTCATATTGTTGAAGAAGCAGGCGTCGAGGAGCTGTTTGCGCATCCTTATCACCCATATACCCGCGGTTTAAAGGAGTCAATCCCCAGAATCGGCAGGGCTGCTCAATCCAGCCAAGGGCTTCAGCGCCTGCACGAAATCGAGGGAATGGTGCCTTCATTAAGAGATGAAATCATAGGATGCGCTTTCGCACCCCGCTGTGCTTTTTCAACAGAACGTTGCCATATCGAAACTCCAAGCTTAATACAAGTTAGTCGGGACCACGCTGTTGCTTGTTGGGAATGCGATGAGGGTGTAAGCTGA
- a CDS encoding ATP-binding cassette domain-containing protein: MVNEHKVSDVNKNTEMVLEIQDLKKHYLLRTGMLWKKKRYVYAADGITFSINACETLGLVGESGCGKSTVGKTILRLIDPTDGIIKFRSVDITNLSRFELRKYRREMQFVFQDPYFSVNPRMSIGSIVGEPLENYKLARGQKKDDIVEATLNRVGLSSEHMEKYPHQMSGGQLQRVGIARALILNPKFIICDEVVSALDVSVQAQVLNLLMDLQEEYRLSYLFITHDLAVVEHISHRIAVMYLGKIVELTDRETLFVTPQHPYTQALLSAAPIPDPTARKERTLLLGDVPSPVNPPKGCRFNTRCQYSEQRCRVQEPKLRETAPGHLVACHLHEAS, from the coding sequence ATGGTTAACGAGCACAAAGTGTCTGATGTAAATAAAAATACCGAGATGGTACTGGAGATTCAAGACCTGAAGAAGCATTACCTGCTGAGAACAGGGATGTTATGGAAAAAGAAGCGTTACGTTTATGCTGCTGATGGGATAACTTTTTCAATCAACGCGTGTGAAACACTCGGCCTTGTCGGAGAAAGCGGCTGCGGAAAATCGACCGTTGGCAAGACCATCCTCAGACTCATTGATCCAACGGATGGCATCATTAAATTTCGATCAGTGGATATAACCAATCTTAGCAGGTTTGAGCTTCGTAAATACCGCAGGGAAATGCAGTTCGTTTTTCAGGATCCATACTTTTCTGTAAATCCCCGTATGTCAATTGGCAGTATCGTCGGCGAACCCCTCGAAAATTATAAATTGGCCCGGGGACAAAAAAAAGATGATATTGTCGAAGCAACACTGAACCGTGTCGGCCTGAGCTCTGAGCATATGGAGAAATATCCACATCAGATGTCGGGCGGACAGCTTCAACGGGTTGGTATTGCCCGCGCTCTCATCCTCAACCCAAAATTTATCATCTGTGACGAGGTTGTCTCGGCACTTGATGTTTCGGTTCAAGCACAGGTACTTAACTTGCTGATGGATCTCCAGGAAGAATACAGGCTATCCTATTTATTTATCACCCACGACCTTGCGGTAGTTGAACATATTAGTCATCGAATTGCGGTGATGTATCTTGGCAAAATTGTGGAACTCACCGATAGGGAAACATTGTTTGTGACACCGCAGCACCCTTATACGCAAGCGCTTCTCTCAGCTGCGCCGATCCCTGATCCAACTGCCAGAAAAGAGAGAACCTTACTCCTTGGAGATGTTCCCAGTCCCGTAAATCCACCCAAGGGATGTCGGTTTAACACTCGATGCCAATATTCTGAGCAACGTTGTCGAGTTCAAGAGCCCAAACTCAGAGAAACCGCTCCCGGACATCTGGTGGCCTGTCATCTACATGAAGCATCTTAA
- a CDS encoding MFS transporter: MGFLSIFIGVGATIDAMAVFVKPMSESLGWTRTLIMGAVTVAAVATSFVSPLVGRVIDRYGARILMPVSAIAGGGLFVAISWVNHPWQFYLLFGVGVGIARPCFSLMAATTTISNWFIVERGRALALCTMGAAISALVIIPYTQWVLTTMTWRAAWVMLGILTWTLLALPAAVIIRRRPEDMGLLPDGVPVEEDKGKSAREPVEGTKRRSPKTEENWSARAAMRTHAFWLILFSLVLTSFPIMGVWLHASASFTDQGVSPAKAALAMGCVAITSIPSRLFWGLVAERLHLRYCILITNLGLAASVIFIMLATNFPMALGSMLLYGVFVGGSIVLQVMVWPEYFGRLALGAIAGYAELFRVVGTAGGPLLAGIIYDVYGSYYIAFSAFAGGCLLATLLMYLAKPPLIPDKAQVQMSKF, encoded by the coding sequence GTGGGCTTCCTCTCCATTTTCATCGGAGTTGGAGCGACCATTGATGCCATGGCGGTGTTCGTGAAGCCCATGTCAGAGAGCCTGGGTTGGACCAGGACCTTAATCATGGGCGCCGTGACAGTGGCGGCTGTTGCCACCTCTTTCGTATCGCCCCTTGTTGGACGCGTCATTGACAGGTATGGGGCAAGGATTCTGATGCCGGTGAGCGCCATCGCCGGAGGCGGACTATTCGTAGCCATCTCCTGGGTCAATCACCCCTGGCAATTCTATCTGCTTTTCGGGGTTGGAGTCGGTATCGCCAGGCCATGCTTCTCCCTTATGGCCGCAACGACGACGATTTCGAACTGGTTCATAGTGGAAAGAGGCAGGGCCCTTGCCCTTTGTACGATGGGCGCCGCCATATCGGCTTTAGTCATTATCCCGTACACCCAATGGGTGTTAACCACAATGACCTGGCGGGCCGCGTGGGTCATGCTGGGTATTTTAACGTGGACCCTTCTCGCCCTTCCGGCAGCCGTGATTATACGCCGCAGGCCTGAGGACATGGGACTCCTGCCCGACGGAGTGCCTGTTGAGGAAGACAAAGGAAAATCAGCTCGCGAGCCAGTTGAAGGGACGAAGAGGAGGTCTCCGAAGACCGAAGAGAATTGGTCCGCACGGGCGGCCATGAGGACCCATGCATTCTGGCTCATCCTATTTTCCCTCGTTCTTACCTCATTTCCGATCATGGGGGTTTGGCTGCACGCTTCAGCCAGTTTCACCGACCAGGGCGTATCTCCTGCGAAGGCCGCTCTGGCTATGGGATGCGTGGCCATCACATCCATCCCATCCAGGTTGTTCTGGGGCCTGGTGGCCGAAAGACTTCACCTGCGATACTGCATCCTCATCACCAATCTTGGCCTTGCCGCTTCAGTTATTTTCATCATGTTGGCTACGAATTTTCCGATGGCCTTGGGCTCTATGTTGTTATACGGAGTATTTGTAGGGGGAAGCATCGTTCTCCAGGTTATGGTGTGGCCGGAGTATTTTGGCCGACTGGCCCTGGGCGCCATCGCGGGCTACGCGGAACTCTTTCGAGTGGTCGGAACCGCTGGGGGTCCTCTATTAGCCGGGATCATTTACGATGTCTATGGAAGCTATTATATAGCCTTCAGTGCATTCGCCGGTGGCTGTTTATTGGCAACGCTGTTGATGTATCTCGCCAAGCCACCCTTGATACCTGACAAGGCCCAAGTTCAAATGTCAAAATTTTAA